The window TTTTTCCTTTGTAACTAGGAGAGCAGGATGACAGATCAGGTAATGGGACTTGGATACGGGTCGGAGCTAGAGGAGGCCCGGATCCAATTCTTACACGGTGGCGTGAGAATCACGTGCTGTTTCCACTATAGTATATAGTCGCTCGTGCTTAAAACCCTACAGACTTTAAACCCAGAAACCGCAACGCACCGTTTTTCAAATTCAAGTATTCAACAGTGATTTTCCGATTCCGGTGCAGAGATGTATCTCTGTCTTCCTCACTACGTCTCTATCAAATTGCCTGCATTTCACTCTCCACAGGTCAAGTTTCACTTTTGGCTTCAAAGCTTTACTATCTAATCATCTATCCCTCTTCTCCATTCTCAGCTCGTTTTGGTTTTGGTTCGTCGCAGAGGGACTTTAAGCTTCGCGCGGTTTCAATGTCCGCAACTGAAGTCGCCAATCACGTTCCGCCGGCTCCGATTTCGCTCCCTCATGGGCCTTGGAAGCAGGTGAGTCTTGCAAACGACGCCGTTTTGGATTCACTGTCATTTTGCTCGCTAGTCGATTTTGTTGTACTATATTATGACTTTTGTAGATTCCCGGCGGAGTTACGGCGGCGGAGGGGTTTAAAGCGGCTGGTTTATACGGCGGATTGCGCGCCAAAGGTGACAAACCTGATCTTGCACTTGTCACCTGTGACGTTGATGCCATTTCTGCTGGTGAGCTATGAATTTTTTATATTTTATAATCTAAGTTCAAATTAAGCTCCTTTTAAGCTGATTAATATATTGAGAGTCGTCGTATCTTTGTTTTTGGTTACTTCTAGGATCATTTACTACAAATGTGGTAGCAGCTGCACCGGTGTTATACTGCAAAAGTATATTAAACACTTCGAAAACGGTATGCCAGAGTATTGTGTTTTTTGAATGCTTATTTTATCTATTATTCGATGATGATGATGATGAGAGTGATCGACTTGTTTGGGGGCAATCTCTGGTGATTTAATATCATGATCGGACAGTTGTGTTAGTCATCAATATTTTTTCCCTAAATAAGAACACAGATGTTTCTTGATCAAGCTGGTCAAAAGTCGTGACTTTGAACTATGCATGGAAAGATAGCATCCATCAAGTTCTATCACAGTATGGGTTTAAGAATATTGGTGCCCCTTTTGCTTATACTAACTAGGTTGAGTGTTGAGATTTTAACCTTTAGTGGGGGTTAGAACATTCACTACCTTGAATTGCAACTCCCTGATAAGGGTACTTTATTATGTGATAATTTGGAACACTACTCTCCAGGGTCCACCTTGAAGCCTTATACTTATCAGCTGCATATTAGCTTTGTCTGGCAACCTACTTATACGTTTAGTCAGTGTATATATTCGTAATGTGTTTAATAATACTGCTCATGCATTTTTTCATATATCTGACTAATCTTTACAACTTGTTAGGCGCGGGCAGTTTTGATAAATGCTGGCCAAGCCAATGCAGCAACGGTAAGCTTCCAGAACAACAAGATGCTCTGCATTTTTTTCTGTATTATGTTTTCATTATCAATGCAGTAGGTTGATACATGTGGTCAGTCTATCGTTTATTTTGTCCTCCATGTATTTGGAATTTGAGTCACTGTCAAATATGCTGTTACTATTGTTCGTTCATGGCTAAGAAACCTTCCAATCTTGTCCAGGGTGATGCAGGTTATCAAGATGTAATAGAAAGTGCCAGCGGCCTTGCAAAGGTATGTGACATTTAGGGTGACAGATATGAGATATGTCAATCCATAGATATTTCTGCATAGGCTGGTTTGGGATGTTGTATTTATGAATCTTTGTCCTTCAGCTACTTCACATAAGACCAGAGGAAGTGCTGATTGAATCCACTGGCGTGATTGGGCAAAGAATAAAAAAGGTAAAGTATCGCTACTCTATGCTTGTTTTCTTATTATGCTAATCAAACTGATGTCAACAACATTTCTTGGAAGAGTAAACAGATCAGCTAATAAAGTGCATGAAATTTTTTGTAGACATATTAAATGACCTGTGGTGTACAATATGATTCATTCTCTAGGCCTCATATGCAGGAAGCACTTTTAAAGTCTCTACCGAACCTGGTGAAATCACTATCACCTGCAACTAAGGGGTAAATGTTATACTGATCACCTTAAACCAGATAATTGACATATTTTCTTGCATTAGATACCTGTTTGTTTCTATTTTCCGTGGTATATATTCTGTTTACTCCATTTAACGTGATTTCTTCTTCTTTCTTGGTCTGCAGAGCAGATGATGCAGCAGTGGCAATCACAACTACTGACCTTGTTAGCAAGAGTGTAGCAATTCAGTCTCAGGTGTAAAGATCTTGTATCTCTTACATATATCTGCATTATTGAAATTAAATTAATTACTGATTTGCTGTAAAAGCTGTGTCTTGAGAAGATTTATAAGCACCTATGTCAGTATCGTGTTTCAGTTTAGTTTTGACCATTCTAGACACCAGTCAGTCATAACAGAAACTCATGAATTCATCAGGTTGGAGGGACAAGCATTAGAGTCGGGGGAATGGCAAAAGGTTCCGGGATGATCCACCCAAATATGGCTACCATGCTTGGTGTATGTGTCTTCTGATGCTTCTTTCTTGATGTTGTTGTGTAGCTTAAAAGATCAACTCATTATATTAACAATATGACCTGGAACAGGTAGTAACAACTGATGCCGTGGTTAGCAGTGATGTTTGGAGAAAAATGGTTCAAATTGCTGTAAATAGAAGCTTCAACCAGATAACAGTATGTAAAAAGTGCTCTTAACTAGATTGATTAACATCATAACTTAGTGAGGCTACGCCTAAGATGGTGGAACTAATTCCCACCTTGTTGCACTTTGTTTCGTAGTATGATAACCCACTTCAGGTATGGTTTGCAGGTAGACGGAGATACCAGTACCAATGATACTGTCATTGCCTTAGCTAGTGGATTGTCTGGATCAACCAAGATATCAACCTTTAACAGTAATGAGGCAGTACAACTTCAAGCATGTCTTGATGTGGTGAGCTCTGCTTCATTTGACTGTACCAATAATACTGTCCTTGCCTTAGCTAGTGGATGGTAGTGAGGCTATGCCCGACATTTATTCTTCAATGCCAATTCTTCGGATCCAATTTATGTAAATCGTAATGTATTCATTTTCCAGGTAATGCAAGGTCTTGCCAAATCAATAGCTTGGGATGGAGAAGGAGCAACATGCCTAATTGAGGTGAGCAATCTTTCAAAGGATATTTTTAGGAACGGAACCTCAATCAGTACTGTAATAATCCGAGTATAACTAAAAGCTTAGTAATGAGAACAAAAGTGCGTAAATCTAGAAATTTGAAGCTAATCAGTGTGATTTTAAATTTTATCGAGACTTAAATTTTGTGATGCTCTACGCTTTAATCCTTTTCATCTGCAACTTAAACTTAATCTTTAAGATGTTTTCCACGTTACAAATTATCCATCTAGCTATAGTTTCCCCGTACTTCCAAATTGGGAATTTGAAGTTTGTACCTCAAATCCTCAACTTGTCATGTAAAATGCTCAATGATAGATATGCAATTATCTGTGCTCTCTTTTGTTGGGATCTTCCATATATGACTTCATAACTTTGCTAACCCAGACTTGGATTTGCAGGTCACAGTGACTGGTGCAGGCAGTGAGGCTGAAGCAGCAAAGATAGCGCGGTCTGTGGCATCTTCTTCGCTTGTCAAGGCATGAAATCCCAACTCTATCTTTTGATGTTTCTGTATTGAAGGTTTTACTGACTTTGGAAATGTCAACAGGCTGCAGTATATGGAAGAGATCCAAACTGGGGACGCATCGCCGCTGCAGCAGGCTATGCGGGCATTTCTTTTGATCAAACTAAACTCCGAGTATTGCTAGGTGATACTCTGCTCATGGATGGTGGGGAACCACAATCCTTCGACAGGTAACCGAACGGATGACCCTTTACTTTTTTCTATTAAATGTTTGGACTAGACAGAGAACTGGTTTTTTTAGACTTTAGTTCCATGTTACTCCTGTATTTTACTTGTATAACTCCTTCACACTGCCTTCATACCACTTACGGTGTTTTGGAAGGAGAACGTGTGTACCATTCCAATCAGAGAATTTTTTTTTCTTTTTTGTGTTGAACAAATCATGAATTTTCTTCCCCTTTAACAAAAAAAAAAAAAAAAAAAATACATGTATTTTCTTTTACCTCAAGAACTTGTGTGATGAATTTCCCACTAGTTTGTTTCACATGTCATTGGAATTGTTTTACTGTTCTGTTGTGATCAGATACGAAGTGTTGGTTGCTCCATTTGTGACAACTAACACATTCAAAGTTTGCTAAAAGTTGTTTGATTTCAAGTGTTGAAGCACATTTTACTTTACAGCAAGTCACATTCTCCTATTTCCCTCATATCCGATATCTAGTGATTGAGTATTTGGATTTCTTTACAGGAATGCTGCTAGTGACTACCTCAGGAAAGCCGGTGAGATCC of the Fragaria vesca subsp. vesca linkage group LG6, FraVesHawaii_1.0, whole genome shotgun sequence genome contains:
- the LOC101311203 gene encoding arginine biosynthesis bifunctional protein ArgJ, chloroplastic-like; this encodes MYLCLPHYVSIKLPAFHSPQRDFKLRAVSMSATEVANHVPPAPISLPHGPWKQIPGGVTAAEGFKAAGLYGGLRAKGDKPDLALVTCDVDAISAGSFTTNVVAAAPVLYCKSILNTSKTARAVLINAGQANAATGDAGYQDVIESASGLAKLLHIRPEEVLIESTGVIGQRIKKEALLKSLPNLVKSLSPATKGADDAAVAITTTDLVSKSVAIQSQVGGTSIRVGGMAKGSGMIHPNMATMLGVVTTDAVVSSDVWRKMVQIAVNRSFNQITVDGDTSTNDTVIALASGLSGSTKISTFNSNEAVQLQACLDVVMQGLAKSIAWDGEGATCLIEVTVTGAGSEAEAAKIARSVASSSLVKAAVYGRDPNWGRIAAAAGYAGISFDQTKLRVLLGDTLLMDGGEPQSFDRNAASDYLRKAGEIHGTVVINVTVGDGPGCGQAWGCDLSYDYVKINAEYTT